In Amycolatopsis endophytica, the following are encoded in one genomic region:
- the dtd gene encoding D-aminoacyl-tRNA deacylase translates to MRAVAARVTEAGVTVDGEVVGAIREPGLLVLLGIHVSDTEDKAVTMARKLHQLRVLRDEESCATADAPLLVVSQFTLYGDTRKGRRPSWTQAARPEAALALFDRVVAELRGRGARVATGKFGATMAVHSVNDGPFTVLVEV, encoded by the coding sequence GTGAGGGCCGTCGCGGCGCGCGTGACCGAGGCGGGCGTCACGGTCGACGGCGAGGTCGTCGGCGCGATCCGGGAGCCGGGACTGCTGGTCCTGCTGGGCATCCACGTTTCGGACACCGAAGACAAAGCGGTCACCATGGCGCGCAAGCTGCACCAACTGCGCGTCCTGCGCGACGAGGAGTCGTGCGCCACAGCGGACGCCCCACTGCTGGTGGTGAGCCAATTCACGCTCTACGGAGACACCCGCAAGGGTCGCCGTCCATCGTGGACCCAGGCCGCCCGCCCGGAGGCCGCGCTGGCGCTGTTCGACCGCGTCGTCGCGGAGCTGCGCGGGCGCGGAGCCCGTGTGGCGACCGGGAAATTCGGCGCCACGATGGCGGTGCACAGCGTGAACGACGGACCGTTCACCGTCCTCGTCGAGGTCTAG
- a CDS encoding DUF7782 domain-containing protein, protein MSIPRFSDDFLARLREAFRRTGYDADGVVGALGGAAHAALGRGEPELAFRASADAGELGTLIRLFLLGAAEPEAAVRAALAPLSPGDAREAGLVHGGDQVRAGLDVRPHGDEQGSWWVVSDLDSDALGAEVPPEHVLGVGHASLSLIRATTRRPVGSLLDLGTGNGVQALHATRHARRVTATDVSERALALAGATFRLNELDVELARGEWFAPVARRRFDQIVCNPPFVVGPPRVDYTYRDSGLGGDDASALVVRQLPGFLTEGGTGQLLASWLHVDGEDWADRVSRWLPPATDAWFVQRDVADPGLYVGTWLRDAGIDPRSDRGRAKAADWLDWFAENKVQGIGFGFVTLRRTDAAHPTVVCEDLRQAYDDPLGPEAGAWLDRVDWLRDHGSELLDTRFRVPSSVLLERVSAPSDEGWDTTVLRLHRSDGPGWQHEIDEPVAALLAGCRGALPLSDLVSLLAAGHGLDEEALTAGVLPLVRELVRHGFLEAV, encoded by the coding sequence GTGAGCATCCCCCGCTTCTCGGACGACTTCCTGGCCCGCCTGCGCGAGGCCTTCCGCCGCACGGGTTACGACGCCGACGGAGTGGTCGGCGCACTCGGCGGCGCGGCACACGCGGCGCTGGGCCGCGGCGAACCCGAACTGGCCTTCCGCGCCAGCGCGGACGCCGGCGAACTCGGCACGCTCATCCGCCTGTTCCTGCTCGGCGCCGCGGAACCGGAGGCGGCCGTGCGCGCGGCGCTGGCCCCGCTCTCGCCGGGCGACGCGCGGGAGGCCGGTCTCGTGCACGGCGGTGACCAGGTGCGCGCGGGCCTGGACGTGCGGCCGCACGGCGACGAGCAGGGGTCGTGGTGGGTCGTGTCGGACCTGGACTCCGACGCGCTCGGCGCGGAGGTACCGCCCGAGCACGTGCTCGGCGTCGGGCATGCGTCGCTGAGCCTGATCCGCGCGACGACGCGGCGGCCCGTGGGCAGCCTGCTGGACCTGGGCACCGGCAACGGGGTGCAGGCCCTGCACGCGACCCGGCACGCGCGGCGGGTGACGGCGACCGACGTGTCGGAGCGGGCGCTGGCGCTGGCGGGGGCGACCTTCCGGCTCAACGAGCTGGACGTGGAGCTGGCGCGGGGCGAGTGGTTCGCGCCCGTGGCGCGGCGCCGCTTCGACCAGATCGTGTGCAATCCCCCGTTCGTGGTGGGCCCGCCGCGCGTGGACTACACCTACCGTGACTCCGGGCTCGGTGGCGACGACGCGAGTGCCCTGGTCGTGCGGCAGCTGCCCGGGTTCCTGACCGAGGGCGGCACCGGTCAGCTGCTCGCCTCCTGGTTGCACGTCGACGGCGAGGACTGGGCCGACCGGGTGAGCCGGTGGCTTCCGCCCGCCACGGACGCGTGGTTCGTGCAACGCGACGTAGCCGATCCCGGCCTCTACGTCGGCACCTGGCTGCGCGACGCGGGCATCGATCCCCGCTCCGATCGTGGGCGCGCCAAGGCCGCGGACTGGCTCGACTGGTTCGCGGAGAACAAGGTGCAGGGCATCGGCTTCGGGTTCGTGACGCTGCGCCGCACGGACGCCGCCCACCCGACGGTGGTGTGCGAGGACCTGCGCCAGGCCTACGACGATCCGCTGGGCCCGGAGGCGGGTGCGTGGCTGGACCGCGTGGACTGGCTGCGGGACCACGGTTCCGAGCTGCTGGACACGCGGTTCCGGGTGCCGTCGTCGGTGCTGCTGGAGCGCGTGTCCGCGCCGTCCGACGAGGGCTGGGACACCACAGTGCTGCGCCTGCACCGCTCGGACGGGCCCGGCTGGCAGCACGAGATCGACGAGCCGGTGGCCGCGTTGCTGGCCGGGTGCCGCGGCGCGCTGCCGCTGTCGGACCTGGTGTCGCTGCTGGCGGCCGGGCACGGGCTGGACGAGGAGGCGCTGACCGCGGGGGTGCTGCCGCTGGTGCGCGAGCTGGTCCGGCACGGCTTCCTGGAGGCCGTGTGA
- a CDS encoding sigma-70 family RNA polymerase sigma factor has protein sequence MSVQTLERPTREVPEPDTEPAVETSVRPSPNLDADLDAQGPAADLVRVYLNGIGKTALLSAADEVELAKRIEAGVFAQHMLDTAAKLSPQRRKELQALVRDGHRAKNHLLEANLRLVVSLAKRYTGRGMPLLDLIQEGNLGLIRAVEKFDYSKGFKFSTYATWWIRQAITRGMADQGRTIRLPVHLVEQVNKLARIKRDLHQQLGREATNEELAAESGIAAEKVADLLDHARDPVSLDMPVGTDEDAPLGDFIEDSEATDAESAVISGLLQDDLRRVLATLDEREQHVIRMRYGLDDGQPRTLDQIGKHFGLSRERVRQIEREVMSKLRQGERAERLRAYAS, from the coding sequence ATGTCAGTACAGACTCTCGAGCGCCCGACTCGTGAGGTCCCCGAGCCCGACACCGAGCCCGCCGTCGAGACCAGCGTACGCCCTTCGCCGAACCTCGACGCGGATCTCGACGCACAGGGCCCGGCCGCGGACCTCGTGCGGGTCTACCTCAACGGGATCGGCAAGACCGCGCTGCTGTCGGCCGCCGACGAGGTCGAGCTCGCCAAGCGCATCGAGGCCGGGGTGTTCGCGCAGCACATGCTCGACACCGCGGCGAAGCTGAGCCCGCAGCGCCGCAAGGAGCTGCAGGCGCTCGTGCGCGACGGCCACCGCGCCAAGAACCACCTGCTGGAGGCCAACCTCCGGCTGGTCGTGTCGCTGGCCAAGCGCTACACGGGGCGGGGGATGCCGCTGCTCGACCTGATCCAGGAGGGGAACCTGGGCCTGATCCGCGCCGTGGAGAAGTTCGACTACTCCAAGGGGTTCAAGTTCTCGACGTACGCCACGTGGTGGATCCGCCAGGCCATCACCCGCGGCATGGCCGACCAGGGCCGCACCATCCGGCTGCCCGTGCACCTGGTGGAGCAGGTCAACAAGCTGGCCCGCATCAAGCGTGACCTGCACCAGCAGCTCGGCCGTGAGGCCACCAACGAGGAGCTGGCCGCCGAGTCGGGTATCGCGGCCGAGAAGGTCGCCGACCTGCTCGACCACGCCCGCGACCCGGTGAGCCTGGACATGCCGGTGGGCACCGACGAGGACGCCCCGCTGGGCGACTTCATCGAGGACTCCGAGGCCACCGACGCCGAGAGCGCCGTCATCTCGGGCCTGCTGCAGGACGACCTGCGCCGGGTCCTGGCCACGCTCGACGAGCGGGAGCAGCACGTGATCCGGATGCGCTACGGCCTCGACGACGGCCAGCCGCGCACCCTCGACCAGATCGGCAAGCACTTCGGGCTGTCCCGCGAGCGGGTCCGCCAGATCGAGCGCGAGGTCATGTCGAAGCTGCGCCAGGGCGAGCGGGCCGAGCGCCTGCGCGCCTACGCCAGCTGA
- a CDS encoding M20 family metallopeptidase, with amino-acid sequence MTDALALTRALTAVDTVGHAETAALEVVAPLLADAGFRTEVFEHEPGRGTLVAEWETGHDTPPLCLSGHVDTVPLGGARWQRDPFAGETDGDRLYGRGVSDMKAGVAAIVTAAVTVARSRSRRSGLRLVLTAAEETGSQGARFVAGRLGRSGPLVIAEPTANVAFHGHKGALWLEALATGVTAHGSMPHLGDNAVVKLAGAVSRLAGHRFDVEPHPVMGPPTLNVGTFTGGLNTNSVPDRAVATADVRTVAGQDHGELLRALAAVAGEGVAVTPLIDLPPVWTDPGDEWAASASAIARQVTGAGEEVATATYFTDASVLTPALGGVPTLICGPGQPEQAHVTDEWCSITRLAESVEILTRIGAEWCGI; translated from the coding sequence ATGACCGACGCACTCGCTCTCACCCGCGCGCTGACAGCGGTGGACACGGTGGGGCACGCGGAGACGGCCGCGCTGGAGGTCGTCGCGCCGCTGCTGGCGGACGCGGGGTTCCGCACCGAGGTGTTCGAGCACGAACCCGGCCGCGGCACGCTCGTCGCCGAGTGGGAGACCGGGCACGACACGCCACCGCTGTGCCTGTCGGGGCACGTGGACACGGTGCCGCTGGGCGGGGCGCGGTGGCAGCGTGACCCGTTCGCCGGTGAGACCGACGGCGACCGGCTGTACGGGCGCGGCGTGAGCGATATGAAGGCCGGAGTCGCGGCCATCGTGACGGCGGCGGTGACGGTCGCGCGGTCCCGTTCGCGGCGGTCGGGGCTGCGGCTCGTGCTGACCGCGGCGGAGGAGACCGGTTCGCAGGGCGCACGGTTCGTCGCCGGGCGGCTGGGGCGCAGCGGCCCACTGGTCATCGCCGAGCCGACGGCCAATGTCGCGTTCCACGGGCACAAGGGCGCGCTGTGGCTGGAGGCGCTCGCGACCGGCGTGACGGCGCACGGGTCGATGCCGCACCTGGGGGACAACGCGGTCGTCAAGCTGGCCGGGGCGGTGTCCCGGCTTGCCGGTCACCGGTTCGACGTCGAACCGCATCCGGTGATGGGGCCGCCGACGCTCAACGTCGGCACGTTCACCGGCGGCCTGAACACGAACTCGGTGCCCGACCGGGCGGTGGCGACGGCCGACGTGCGCACGGTCGCCGGGCAGGACCACGGCGAGTTGCTGCGGGCGCTGGCGGCGGTCGCGGGCGAGGGGGTCGCGGTCACGCCGCTGATCGACCTGCCGCCGGTCTGGACCGACCCCGGCGACGAGTGGGCGGCCTCGGCGTCGGCGATCGCCCGGCAGGTCACCGGCGCGGGCGAGGAGGTGGCGACGGCGACGTACTTCACCGACGCCTCCGTGCTGACCCCCGCGCTGGGCGGCGTGCCGACGCTGATCTGCGGGCCGGGGCAGCCGGAGCAGGCCCACGTCACCGACGAGTGGTGCTCGATCACCCGGCTGGCGGAGTCGGTGGAGATCCTGACCCGGATCGGCGCGGAGTGGTGCGGGATTTAA
- a CDS encoding amidohydrolase, with translation MTTTDRASALAGLDAMLPELEELYVDLHRHPELSFAEHRTAEALAARLRASGYEVHTGIGGTGVAGVLRNGPGPVVMLRADIDALPVAEKTGLPYASEARAANAQGDEVPVMHACGHDMHATWLDGAARVLAGHRTAWQGTLAVVFQPGEEKGSGAEAMVRDGLFDRTGTPEVVLGQHVAPGPAGWVLTRPGVLMAATDALRIVLHGRGGHGSRPETTVDPAVLAASVVMRLQTIVSREVAATEQAVVTVGSMHVGSAHNVIADEAVLEVNIRTFDEQVRRRVLAAVERIVRGEAEVAAAPRPPEITPVASFPVTTNDEPANGTLTDAFKGYFGAERVMDAPLVTGSEDFGEFGRAAGARSVFWLVGGLDQEKVLRAITAGRFEQDVPSNHSPYFAPVLHPTLRTGVETLVVGALTFLSVGGGTLGA, from the coding sequence ATGACGACCACCGACCGGGCGTCGGCGCTCGCGGGACTCGACGCGATGCTGCCGGAGCTGGAGGAGCTGTACGTCGACCTGCACCGGCACCCCGAGCTGTCGTTCGCCGAGCACCGGACGGCCGAGGCGCTCGCGGCGCGGCTGCGCGCGTCCGGGTACGAGGTGCACACCGGAATCGGCGGAACGGGCGTGGCCGGGGTGCTGCGCAACGGTCCCGGTCCGGTCGTGATGCTGCGCGCCGACATCGACGCGCTGCCGGTCGCGGAGAAGACCGGCCTGCCGTACGCGAGCGAGGCCCGCGCGGCGAACGCGCAGGGCGACGAGGTGCCGGTGATGCACGCGTGCGGGCACGACATGCACGCCACCTGGCTCGACGGCGCCGCCCGCGTGCTCGCCGGGCACCGGACGGCGTGGCAGGGCACGCTCGCCGTGGTGTTCCAGCCCGGCGAGGAGAAGGGCTCGGGCGCCGAGGCGATGGTGCGGGACGGGTTGTTCGACCGCACCGGCACGCCCGAGGTGGTGCTCGGCCAGCACGTCGCGCCCGGCCCGGCGGGCTGGGTCCTGACCCGGCCGGGTGTGCTGATGGCGGCGACCGACGCGCTGCGGATCGTGTTGCACGGCCGCGGCGGGCACGGCTCGCGCCCGGAGACGACCGTCGATCCGGCGGTGCTGGCCGCGTCGGTGGTGATGCGGTTGCAGACGATCGTGTCGCGGGAGGTCGCGGCGACCGAGCAGGCCGTGGTCACGGTGGGATCGATGCACGTCGGATCCGCGCACAACGTCATCGCCGACGAAGCGGTGCTGGAGGTCAACATCCGGACCTTCGACGAGCAGGTCCGCCGTCGCGTGCTCGCCGCGGTCGAGCGCATCGTCAGGGGTGAGGCGGAGGTGGCGGCCGCGCCCCGGCCGCCGGAGATCACGCCGGTCGCGTCCTTCCCGGTGACCACCAACGACGAGCCCGCGAACGGGACTCTCACCGACGCGTTCAAGGGATACTTCGGCGCCGAGCGAGTAATGGACGCGCCGCTGGTCACCGGCAGCGAGGACTTCGGCGAGTTCGGCCGCGCGGCAGGTGCCCGCTCGGTGTTCTGGCTGGTCGGCGGGCTGGACCAGGAGAAAGTGCTGCGGGCGATCACGGCCGGGCGGTTCGAACAGGACGTTCCGTCCAACCACTCGCCGTACTTCGCGCCGGTCCTCCATCCGACTCTGCGGACCGGGGTGGAGACCCTCGTCGTGGGCGCGCTCACGTTTTTGTCGGTGGGTGGTGGCACGCTCGGCGCATGA
- a CDS encoding DinB family protein, giving the protein MTEIPVANFAQLWAEDIREPLPKTGDERKILSAYLDWHRQTFELKCGGVPPHRLSEKPIPPSGLSLHGLLRHLAGVERWWFRIQFRGEDVPLLYYSDDDPEQDFERLDGDPAEALAVWRAECEESRRIVADAPSLEVTGVHAASGEPVSLRRIMVNLLAEYARHSGHADLLRERIDGRTGY; this is encoded by the coding sequence ATGACCGAGATACCCGTCGCGAACTTCGCCCAGCTGTGGGCCGAGGACATCCGCGAACCCCTGCCCAAGACCGGTGACGAGCGCAAGATCCTCAGTGCCTACCTCGACTGGCACCGGCAGACGTTCGAACTGAAATGCGGCGGTGTGCCGCCGCATCGCCTGTCCGAGAAGCCGATCCCGCCGTCGGGGCTGTCCCTGCACGGGCTGTTGCGGCACCTCGCCGGGGTCGAGCGGTGGTGGTTCCGCATCCAGTTCCGCGGGGAGGACGTGCCGCTCCTGTACTACTCGGACGACGATCCGGAGCAGGACTTCGAGCGGCTGGACGGCGATCCGGCGGAAGCGCTGGCCGTGTGGCGCGCCGAATGCGAGGAGTCGCGGCGGATCGTGGCCGACGCGCCGTCGCTGGAGGTGACGGGCGTGCACGCCGCCTCTGGTGAACCGGTGTCACTACGGCGGATCATGGTGAACCTGCTCGCCGAGTACGCCCGCCACAGCGGGCACGCCGACCTGCTGCGGGAACGGATCGACGGCAGGACGGGGTACTGA
- a CDS encoding carbohydrate kinase family protein, giving the protein MKIVVVGDAGLDVVARHEGPVVYGGDSRSQVRLTGGGAGANTAVWLAHAGAQTTLIARVGDDAGGRLVRAELESAGVSCAFAVDPEAPTCCVVVLVDGSGQRSMLPDRGAIARFSPSDIEPAVLAGADHLHLSGYVLLDPSSRPAGLAALAAAKEAGLTTSVDPQAAALITDTFLDDVHGTDLLLPNTAELLALTGSDDPLVAKTLLDTVGAVAVTSGLDGATWVSPDGVVSVPAEEAECVDSTGAGDAFDAGVLAAWVRGESIVEALRAGVRLGARAVTKVGAQP; this is encoded by the coding sequence GTGAAGATCGTCGTGGTCGGGGACGCCGGGCTGGACGTGGTGGCCCGGCACGAGGGTCCGGTCGTGTACGGCGGCGACTCGCGCTCACAGGTGCGCTTGACCGGCGGCGGCGCGGGTGCGAACACCGCGGTGTGGCTGGCGCACGCCGGCGCCCAGACGACGTTGATCGCCCGGGTCGGGGACGACGCGGGCGGACGGCTGGTGCGGGCCGAACTGGAGTCGGCGGGTGTGTCGTGCGCGTTCGCCGTGGACCCGGAAGCCCCGACGTGCTGCGTCGTGGTGCTGGTGGACGGTTCCGGACAACGCAGCATGCTGCCCGACCGGGGCGCGATCGCCCGGTTCTCGCCTTCGGACATCGAGCCGGCGGTGCTGGCGGGAGCCGATCACCTGCACCTGTCCGGGTACGTGCTGCTGGACCCGTCGTCCCGGCCCGCGGGCCTGGCCGCGCTGGCGGCCGCGAAGGAGGCGGGGCTGACCACGTCGGTCGACCCGCAGGCGGCCGCGTTGATCACCGACACGTTCCTCGATGACGTGCACGGCACGGATCTGTTGCTGCCCAACACGGCGGAACTGCTGGCACTGACCGGATCCGACGATCCTCTCGTGGCGAAAACCTTGCTGGACACGGTCGGCGCGGTGGCCGTGACATCCGGTCTCGATGGTGCGACGTGGGTTTCACCGGATGGCGTGGTGAGCGTGCCCGCGGAAGAGGCGGAGTGCGTGGACTCCACCGGGGCCGGTGACGCGTTCGATGCGGGGGTTCTGGCGGCGTGGGTACGGGGTGAGTCCATTGTGGAGGCGCTGCGGGCGGGGGTGCGGCTGGGGGCTCGGGCGGTGACCAAGGTCGGGGCTCAGCCCTGA
- a CDS encoding DUF3099 domain-containing protein — protein MNRSPRGTGDEDAPVLITEAAPSYEDEHAARKRKYMLMMGMRFPCLVLAGIFYHTWWLALLFIVISIPLPWIAVLIANDGPPRKRENVSRYQAEAKALEQREHRIIDG, from the coding sequence GTGAACAGGTCCCCACGGGGTACCGGAGACGAGGACGCCCCCGTTCTCATCACCGAAGCCGCCCCGTCGTACGAGGACGAGCACGCCGCCCGCAAGCGCAAGTACATGCTGATGATGGGCATGCGGTTCCCGTGCCTGGTGCTGGCCGGGATCTTCTACCACACGTGGTGGCTCGCGCTGCTGTTCATCGTCATCTCGATCCCGCTGCCGTGGATCGCGGTCCTGATCGCCAACGACGGTCCTCCGCGCAAGCGGGAGAACGTCAGCCGGTACCAGGCCGAGGCGAAGGCCCTTGAGCAGCGGGAACACCGGATCATCGACGGCTGA
- a CDS encoding fumarate hydratase: MTTTTFQYTDVLPLGPDHETEYRLVTDEGVRVVEAAGRKFLEVDPGALTKLARTAITDIQHLLRSSHLAQLRAIVDDPEASGNDRFVAMDLLRNAAISAGGVLPMCQDTGTAIVMGKRSQGVLTGGNDEEALARGIFDAYQELNLRYSQMAPVNFWDEKNTGTNLPAQIELFHKDGTGDPVYEFLFMAKGGGSANKTFLYQETKAVLNPKRLAKFLDEKLRGLGTAACPPYHLAIVVGGTSAEYNLKVAKLASARYLDNLPQEGSALGHGFRDTDLEQQVLEMTRQFGIGAQFGGKYFCHDVRVIRLPRHGASCPVGIAVSCSADRQAKAKITADGVFIEQLERDPARFLPEVTTEDLSDEVVQVDLNRPMDEIRAQLASLPVKTRLSLTGPLVVARDIAHAKIAERLEAGEEMPQYLRDHPVYYAGPAKTPDGYASGSFGPTTAGRMDSYVAQFQAAGGSFVMLAKGNRSKQVTASCQEHGGFYLGSIGGPAARLAQDCIKKVEVLEYPELGMEAVWKIEVEDFPAFIVIDDKGNDFFAETSEPVLQISFRS, encoded by the coding sequence GTGACCACCACCACCTTCCAGTACACCGATGTGCTGCCGCTCGGTCCGGATCACGAGACCGAGTACCGCCTCGTGACGGACGAGGGTGTCCGGGTAGTCGAGGCCGCCGGACGGAAGTTCCTGGAGGTCGACCCCGGCGCGCTGACGAAGCTGGCCCGCACCGCCATCACCGACATCCAGCACCTGCTGCGCTCGTCGCATCTGGCGCAGCTGCGTGCGATCGTCGACGATCCCGAGGCCAGCGGCAACGACCGGTTCGTCGCGATGGACCTGCTGCGCAACGCGGCGATCTCGGCTGGCGGTGTGCTGCCGATGTGCCAGGACACCGGCACCGCGATCGTCATGGGCAAGCGCAGCCAGGGTGTGCTGACCGGCGGCAACGACGAGGAGGCGCTGGCCCGCGGGATCTTCGACGCCTACCAGGAGCTCAACCTGCGTTACTCGCAGATGGCGCCGGTGAACTTCTGGGACGAGAAGAACACCGGCACGAACCTGCCCGCGCAGATCGAGCTGTTCCACAAGGATGGCACCGGCGACCCGGTCTACGAGTTCCTGTTCATGGCCAAGGGCGGTGGCTCGGCCAACAAGACGTTCCTCTACCAGGAGACCAAGGCCGTCCTGAATCCGAAGCGGCTGGCGAAGTTCCTGGACGAGAAGCTGCGCGGCCTGGGTACGGCGGCCTGCCCGCCCTACCACCTGGCGATCGTCGTGGGCGGCACGTCGGCCGAGTACAACCTCAAGGTCGCCAAGCTCGCCTCGGCCCGTTACCTGGACAACCTGCCGCAGGAGGGCTCGGCGCTGGGCCACGGCTTCCGGGACACCGACCTGGAACAGCAGGTGCTGGAGATGACCCGGCAGTTCGGGATCGGCGCGCAGTTCGGCGGCAAGTACTTCTGCCACGACGTGCGGGTGATCCGGCTCCCCCGGCACGGCGCGTCGTGCCCGGTCGGCATCGCGGTGTCCTGCTCGGCGGACCGCCAGGCCAAGGCGAAGATCACCGCCGACGGCGTGTTCATCGAGCAGCTGGAGCGCGATCCGGCCCGTTTCCTGCCGGAGGTGACCACCGAGGATCTGTCCGACGAGGTGGTGCAGGTCGACCTGAACCGGCCGATGGACGAGATCCGCGCGCAGCTGGCGTCGCTGCCGGTCAAGACCCGGCTGTCGCTGACCGGCCCGCTGGTCGTGGCACGCGACATCGCGCACGCGAAGATCGCGGAGCGGCTGGAGGCCGGCGAGGAGATGCCGCAGTACCTGCGTGACCACCCGGTGTACTACGCGGGCCCGGCGAAGACCCCGGACGGTTACGCGTCGGGGTCCTTCGGGCCGACGACGGCGGGCCGGATGGACTCCTACGTGGCGCAGTTCCAGGCCGCGGGCGGGTCGTTCGTGATGCTGGCCAAGGGCAACCGGTCCAAGCAGGTCACGGCGTCCTGCCAGGAGCACGGTGGCTTCTACCTGGGCTCGATCGGCGGCCCGGCGGCGCGGCTGGCGCAGGACTGCATCAAGAAGGTCGAGGTCCTGGAGTACCCCGAGCTGGGGATGGAAGCCGTGTGGAAGATCGAGGTCGAGGACTTCCCCGCCTTCATCGTGATCGACGACAAGGGCAACGACTTCTTCGCCGAGACCTCGGAACCGGTGCTGCAGATCAGTTTCCGCTCCTGA